In a genomic window of Apteryx mantelli isolate bAptMan1 chromosome 2, bAptMan1.hap1, whole genome shotgun sequence:
- the ZNF438 gene encoding zinc finger protein 438, giving the protein MQNPLTFSAGGGFLHANPAEKHCVQQSMLGQQKQETYAGKTVSTDEHKSPSDIIQSFQKKSQFRTIAPKMVPKILTSGVVSCLQSSLPEQNTPILAAGSKPLVVPTQNYAVMRVAGHDGTFSVLALPYITPALTQQIQQSNRTPSENLKLPIPRYQSVRNKLLGEKKTTQISVLAAHDKIPTKAQISSQTSPMTTLTEDYPETRSSSDSSEQVMLMDRGSAEITVAPLLNQSSCMESGSPLLNKTDITEGNVSGLSVAKDSLTKPASTNNPVKLSLHSVKTAFETTKDSLIMCEKLKEKPMNSANSATVLSPAVFGSAIQLTPSAPKGKLPILPYSRVKNTMFSKSKQNANVMDVSGPSLRSECEKIPALVKTFHLPTKASDKRLAVSFAQVPKQTIRENSFCPSNKVDGDSLKKLNGLSSKRRGRKRRTPDDLLAFQSKRRKCIVNKFREGRERAKVDLQQPQDKKTEAVKKYRSIRPKPMVVVQAFAPLTTAAIVETKSPDHLEQDLFLNSSLPNKYLSYKHNDTISSKSSDLSRNVYSTVPKLWHRCHVCNHSFQFKHHLQDHMNTHTNKRPYSCRICRKAYIHSGSLSTHMKLHHNEGRPKKLVCCEFCAKVFGHAKVYFGHLKEVHRVVISTEPSTSEQQLQDALRNRDTNMKEAEEATERGNKCNFEDLFHNPGEVKLQIKCGRCQFIAQSFAEMKFHLLCSHGEEIQGRVKEGILQGNRGTKGELVKHATHFWKQRNERRRLAKSSAHEEEFYTFPKLKRQIYFHHQNNVDVLSKNEMTPSGNSEAAKEMQNVGCGGQRKKIEIWSKAGYNCILCKQLFGRKEDLCNHWQSHHNCEDPSILWTIFNLFSKQGIIDLSNNASLFNFKAVPHVESCFFIITP; this is encoded by the exons GTGGTGGTTTTTTGCATGCTAATCCTGCAGAGAAACATTGTGTCCAACAAAGTATGCTGGGTCAGCAAAAACAAGAAACTTATGCTGGAAAGACAGTATCCACAG atGAACACAAATCCCCTTCTGATATCATacaaagttttcagaagaaaagtcaGTTTAGGACCATCGCTCCAAAAATGGTACCGAAAATTTTAACATCTGGAGTGGTTTCTTGTCTTCAGTCATCTTTGCCTGAACAAAATACACCTATTTTGGCTGCAGGTTCTAAACCACTGGTAGTACCAACACAAAACTATGCTGTGATGCGGGTTGCTGGTCATGATGGAACTTTTTCTGTTTTGGCCTTGCCGTACATTACCCCTGCACTAACACAGCAAATCCAGCAGTCAAACAGGACCCCTTCTGAAAATCTCAAGCTGCCTATCCCTAGGTACCAATCTGTAAGAAATAAATTGCTGGGTGAGAAAAAAACAACTCAAATCTCTGTTCTGGCTGCACATGACAAGATTCCTACCAAAGCCCAGATCTCGTCACAGACTTCCCCCATGACTACGTTAACTGAAGACTATCCTGAAACTCGTAGTAGTTCAGATTCATCTGAGCAAGTGATGTTAATGGACCGTGGTTCAGCTGAAATTACAGTTGCCCCATTACTAAATCAAAGCAGCTGTATGGAATCGGGATCTCCTTTACTAAACAAAACAGACATTACTGAAGGTAATGTTTCTGGACTGTCTGTAGCTAAAGATTCTTTAACCAAGCCAGCAAGTACAAATAATCCCGTGAAACTAAGCCTACACTCTGTGAAGACAGCATTTGAAACCACAAAAGATTCGCTCATAATGTGcgagaaactaaaagaaaaaccCATGAATTCTGCAAATTCTGCCACTGTACTGTCACCAGCAGTTTTTGGCAGTGCAATACAGCTGACTCCATCTGCACCAAAAGGAAAACTTCCTATTCTGCCTTACTCAAGAGTGAAAAATACAATGTTTTCTAAATCTAAGCAAAATGCTAATGTTATGGATGTATCTGGTCCTTCACTAAGATCTGAATGTGAAAAGATACCAGCTTTGGTGAAAACCTTTCATCTTCCTACTAAAGCATCTGATAAACGATTAGCTGTATCATTTGCACAAGTCCCCAAACAAACCATTCGAGAAAATTCCTTCTGTCCATCCAATAAAGTGGATGGTGACAGTCTTAAAAAGTTGAATGGTCTATCCTCTAaaagaagaggcagaaaaagaagaaccCCAGATGATCTGTTGGCTTTTCAGTCCAAGCGAAGGAAATGCATTGTTAATAAGtttagagaaggaagagagagggcgAAAGTTGATCTTCAGCAACCTCaagacaaaaaaacagaagcagtgaAAAAATACCGTAGTATTAGACCAAAGCCCATGGTAGTTGTACAGGCTTTTGCACCGCTGACTACTGCAGCGATAGTGGAGACAAAATCTCCTGACCATTTAGAGCaagatctttttttaaatagctcaCTTCCCAATAAATATTTAAGTTACAAGCATAATGATACCATCTCTTCTAAATCAAGTGATTTAAGTAGAAATGTATATTCAACTGTACCTAAGCTATGGCATAGATGTCACGTCTGTAACCATAGCTTCCAGTTTAAACACCATCTTCAGGACCATATGAATACACATACCAACAAAAGGCCTTACAGTTGTCGGATTTGCCGGAAAGCATATATTCATTCTGGAAGCCTGAGTACACATATGAAACTTCATCACAATGAAGGCAGACCCAAAAAGCTTGTGTGTTGCGAGTTCTGTGCTAAAGTTTTTGGCCATGCAAAAGTATACTTTGGCCATCTAAAGGAGGTTCACAGGGTTGTTATCAGCACAGAGCCCTCTACTAGTGAGCAACAGCTGCAAGATGCTTTAAGGAACAGAGATACGAATATGAAAGAGGCAGAAGAAGCAACAGAGAG aggaAATAAATGCAATTTTGAAGATCTTTTCCATAATCCAGGAGAAGTCAAATTACAGATCAAATGTGGTCGATGCCAGTTTATTGCACAGTCTTTTGCTGAAATGAAGTTTCATTTATTGTGCTCTCATGGAGAAGAGATCCAGGGAAGAGTAAAGGAAGGGATTTTGCAAGGAAATAGAGGAACTAAGGGGGAATTGGTCAAACACGCAACTCACTTCTGGAAACAGCGCAATGAGAGAAGACGTTTAGCAAAATCCAGTGCTCATGAGGAGGAGTTTTATACTTTTCCAAAACTGAAAAGGCAAATATACTTTCACCATCAAAATAATGTTGATGTGTTATCTAAGAATGAAATGACTCCTTCAGGAAACAGCGAAGCAGCCAAGGAGATGCAAAATGTAGGTTGTGgtggacagagaaaaaaaattgaaatttggTCTAAGGCTGGGTATAACTGCATTTTGTGCAAACAGTTATTTGGAAGAAAAGAAGATCTTTGTAATCATTGGCAGAGTCATCATAACTGTGAAGACCCTTCCATTTTATGGacaatttttaatttgttctcaAAACAAGGAATTATTGACCTTTCTAATAATG CTTCACTGTTCAACTTTAAAGCTGTTCCTCATGTGGAAAGTTGTTTCTTCATCATCACACCATAA